From one Sulfurimonas sp. HSL-3221 genomic stretch:
- a CDS encoding sugar phosphate isomerase/epimerase family protein has translation MELQRYKTMWGFEGDFESACAEALAAGFDGIEGPAPESSSQRAYWKSCLEKYGLHYIAEAVTGGDYVPRRDLGVEGHLDDLNAILARSAELSPRFVTCIGGLDAWSEAESLRFFKEGMKLAERYGLQISFETHRSRSLFNPWVTRRIVDALPEISLTADISHWCVVCERQMDSERETIDAIAPNVKHIHARVGYDQGPQVPHPAAPEYAYALEAHQAAWERFWEAQYHRGFAISTMTPEFGPDGYLHTLPFTQAPVADLWELNQWMGETERLHFQRHMAKAAA, from the coding sequence ATGGAACTGCAGCGATATAAAACCATGTGGGGCTTTGAGGGGGATTTCGAGAGCGCCTGTGCCGAAGCCCTTGCGGCGGGGTTCGACGGGATCGAAGGGCCGGCGCCCGAATCTTCCTCCCAGCGTGCCTACTGGAAATCGTGTCTTGAAAAGTACGGCCTTCACTACATCGCCGAGGCGGTGACCGGGGGCGATTACGTCCCGCGGCGCGATCTCGGTGTCGAAGGGCACCTGGACGACCTCAATGCGATCCTTGCACGCAGTGCGGAACTCTCCCCGCGTTTTGTCACCTGCATCGGCGGACTGGACGCCTGGAGCGAGGCGGAGAGCCTGCGCTTTTTCAAAGAGGGGATGAAACTGGCGGAGCGCTACGGCCTGCAGATTAGTTTCGAGACCCACCGCAGCCGAAGCCTCTTTAACCCCTGGGTGACGCGCCGGATCGTCGATGCACTGCCGGAGATCTCGTTGACGGCCGACATCAGCCACTGGTGCGTCGTCTGCGAACGGCAGATGGACAGTGAACGAGAGACGATCGATGCGATCGCGCCGAACGTGAAACATATCCATGCCCGCGTCGGTTACGACCAGGGGCCGCAGGTCCCGCACCCGGCGGCACCGGAGTACGCTTATGCCCTGGAGGCGCACCAGGCGGCCTGGGAACGTTTCTGGGAGGCGCAGTACCACCGCGGATTCGCGATTTCGACGATGACGCCGGAGTTCGGCCCCGACGGTTATCTGCACACGCTCCCCTTTACCCAGGCCCCGGTGGCCGATCTGTGGGAACTTAACCAGTGGATGGGCGAAACGGAACGGCTCCATTTTCAGCGCCATATGGCAAAGGCGGCGGCATGA